A single Gemmatimonadota bacterium DNA region contains:
- a CDS encoding peptidylprolyl isomerase has protein sequence MKKEPTIPGKPHAGSVSRGQACRKLRRRRSPGLLPVLGLTFALGACGEDEPPALSVGSVSYSANELLGLTAERREALATIAGLGLAIADSSVEELGAPLVDRRADERLLDLLRADLTVESAGIDGAELERRYGADPDWELTVRHILFFSERFRSPERRRAAEEKAGRALRLLRDGADFAETAAMLSEEPGAEGSQGLLEPGRRGSWVEEFWSAALELEPGEISEVTETRYGYHILRLEAREPLPFVDGRSELVESIAAGLGSLAELTLNSPDDTAAALAQAERRELTLPAGARKRLMDEWIADARYWSEALGFTRGLTPEGVAAAALAALGLPAQNAVIARNELQLPQHAALTRMRYATFVAPAF, from the coding sequence ATGAAGAAGGAACCGACCATACCTGGAAAACCGCACGCCGGCTCCGTGTCGCGCGGGCAGGCCTGCCGGAAGCTTCGGCGACGAAGGTCGCCGGGTCTCCTCCCGGTCCTGGGGCTGACGTTCGCCCTAGGGGCTTGCGGCGAGGACGAGCCGCCGGCCCTGAGCGTCGGGTCGGTAAGCTATTCGGCGAACGAGCTGTTGGGGCTCACCGCCGAAAGGCGCGAGGCGCTGGCCACCATCGCCGGCCTGGGACTTGCGATCGCGGACTCCAGCGTGGAAGAGCTCGGGGCCCCGTTGGTGGATCGCCGCGCCGACGAGCGTCTGCTAGACCTCCTCAGGGCCGATCTGACGGTCGAGAGCGCGGGAATCGACGGCGCCGAACTCGAGCGAAGGTACGGGGCCGATCCGGACTGGGAACTCACGGTGCGCCACATTCTCTTCTTCAGCGAGCGCTTCAGGTCGCCGGAGCGGAGACGGGCCGCGGAGGAGAAGGCCGGACGCGCCTTGCGGCTTCTCCGCGACGGTGCCGACTTCGCCGAAACCGCGGCCATGCTCTCGGAGGAACCCGGGGCCGAGGGAAGCCAGGGCCTGCTCGAACCTGGTCGCCGGGGTTCGTGGGTGGAAGAATTCTGGAGCGCGGCCCTGGAGCTCGAACCCGGTGAGATCAGCGAAGTGACCGAAACCAGGTACGGCTACCACATTCTCCGGCTCGAGGCGCGCGAACCGCTGCCCTTCGTGGATGGCCGCTCCGAGCTCGTCGAGAGTATCGCCGCCGGGCTGGGATCGCTTGCGGAGCTTACGCTGAACTCGCCCGACGACACCGCCGCCGCCCTGGCCCAGGCCGAGCGAAGGGAGCTGACGCTGCCCGCGGGCGCGCGCAAGAGGTTGATGGACGAATGGATCGCCGACGCGCGCTACTGGAGCGAGGCGCTCGGATTCACCCGCGGCCTGACTCCCGAAGGGGTGGCCGCGGCAGCCTTGGCCGCGTTGGGCCTACCGGCACAAAACGCGGTCATCGCCCGTAACGAGCTTCAGCTTCCCCAGCACGCGGCGCTGACCCGCATGCGCTACGCAACCTTCGTCGCACCGGCCTTCTGA
- a CDS encoding sulfite exporter TauE/SafE family protein has protein sequence MNLLFLAQIEPSSGWSDALSGDPLIALAFMFGAGVLTSLTPCVYPMIPITGAVIAGSSRAGQTRRRTVALSLTYAVGLALLYAVLGAVAGVTGEIFGTVSASPWALLGIGNLLLLFALVMFDVLPVPIPRGLLERASRTGAGSYPAVFAMGAMSGVVAAPCGAPAFAVVLTWVAATGAGLWGFAYLFVFSLGMTSLLIGVGVFAGLSSRLPRTGGWMVWVKRASAVTMIAMAQYYFVQAGYNL, from the coding sequence TTGAACCTCCTCTTCCTGGCGCAGATCGAGCCGAGCTCGGGTTGGAGCGACGCTCTATCGGGCGATCCGCTGATCGCGTTGGCGTTCATGTTCGGCGCCGGGGTGCTCACCAGCCTCACGCCCTGCGTCTACCCGATGATTCCGATCACGGGCGCGGTGATCGCCGGAAGCTCGCGGGCCGGTCAGACGCGACGGCGCACCGTGGCGCTCTCGCTCACCTACGCGGTCGGTCTCGCTCTTCTCTACGCCGTGCTGGGCGCGGTCGCGGGAGTCACCGGTGAGATCTTCGGGACGGTCAGCGCCAGTCCGTGGGCGCTTCTGGGCATCGGCAACCTTCTGCTCCTCTTCGCTCTCGTCATGTTCGACGTGCTGCCGGTCCCCATTCCGCGCGGACTTCTGGAGCGGGCGTCGCGGACCGGAGCGGGCTCCTATCCGGCCGTCTTCGCGATGGGGGCGATGTCCGGAGTGGTCGCAGCCCCCTGCGGCGCACCGGCGTTCGCGGTCGTGCTCACCTGGGTGGCGGCGACGGGGGCCGGCCTCTGGGGATTCGCCTACCTCTTCGTCTTCTCGCTCGGGATGACCTCGCTCCTCATCGGCGTGGGCGTCTTCGCCGGGCTGAGTTCGCGGTTGCCCCGCACCGGCGGTTGGATGGTATGGGTGAAGCGGGCGTCGGCCGTAACAATGATAGCCATGGCTCAGTATTACTTCGTCCAGGCAGGTTACAACCTGTGA
- a CDS encoding M50 family metallopeptidase has translation MSAAPKIKFAAILAVYLTAIWFLWNTPYIFPIKIFVVFLHEVSHALTAVLSGGSVESIEINRLQGGYAITRGGIPFLSASAGYLGSLFWGVVLARLAMWRRVSGGLTLAILGVLVLVTTAVWVRGEFGWLFGALFGAGCILAGRFLPRTVSRGTVLLLGLTSILYAIWDIKDDIIDRPEVMSDAAILAEMTGFPTMFWGVIWIAVAMFVAWKELVRAFRRAGAPGREQAGGE, from the coding sequence ATGTCCGCAGCCCCAAAGATCAAATTCGCGGCGATCCTCGCGGTCTATCTCACCGCCATCTGGTTCCTCTGGAACACGCCCTACATCTTCCCGATCAAGATCTTCGTGGTCTTTCTCCACGAGGTGAGCCACGCCCTGACCGCGGTGCTGTCGGGAGGATCGGTGGAGAGCATCGAGATCAACAGGCTCCAGGGCGGATATGCGATCACGAGGGGAGGGATACCCTTCCTGTCCGCGAGCGCCGGCTACCTCGGGAGTCTTTTCTGGGGCGTGGTCCTCGCCAGGCTTGCCATGTGGCGCAGGGTGAGCGGAGGCCTGACTCTGGCGATCCTGGGCGTGCTGGTGCTGGTCACGACAGCGGTCTGGGTGCGGGGCGAGTTCGGATGGCTCTTCGGCGCGCTCTTCGGCGCCGGATGCATCCTGGCCGGCAGGTTCCTCCCTCGGACCGTCAGCCGAGGTACGGTTCTGCTGCTCGGCCTCACAAGCATTCTCTATGCGATCTGGGACATCAAGGACGACATCATCGACCGTCCCGAAGTCATGTCCGACGCCGCCATTCTCGCTGAGATGACCGGATTTCCGACGATGTTCTGGGGCGTCATCTGGATCGCCGTCGCCATGTTCGTCGCCTGGAAGGAGCTGGTCAGAGCCTTCAGACGCGCCGGGGCGCCCGGGAGGGAGCAAGCCGGGGGCGAGTAG